A stretch of the Apium graveolens cultivar Ventura unplaced genomic scaffold, ASM990537v1 ctg3510, whole genome shotgun sequence genome encodes the following:
- the LOC141701187 gene encoding proline-rich receptor-like protein kinase PERK9 — protein MGISPFRLSFYVCVLIPLAYGNDNEMKALMEMKRSLDPENRYLISWSGLGHPCDGSMEGVACNENAQVANISLQGKGLFGKLSPAIAQLKSLTGLYLHYNSLYGEIPREIFSLTQLTDLYLNMNNFSGNLHPELGNVGALQVLQLCYNQLYGSIPTQLGSLQKLSVLALQYNQLSGAIPASLGDLRMLARLDLSYNRLFGSIPAKIADAPLEVLDVSNNNLSGIVPPALKRLVEGFQYVNNPGLCGAGFSTLRVCSASDRLNPDFPESYGGGTPGLSKKKIPETANLKLNCSESRCSNSSRTPQASIAIGVIVTLVALVAIGVMAFTMYHRRKQKLSTASDRSDSRLSTDNRKEVYGKNGSPLISLEYSSGWDPLAEGRRFGGFSHEILQSFRFNLEEVQSSTQYFSKKNLLGKSKFAAAYKGILRDGSVVAIKTITKTSCKSEESEFLKGLNVLTSLRHESLVRLRGFCSSKGRGECFLIYDYVSNGNLLSYIDKPEDGQVLEWSIRVSIISGIAKGLEYLHGTKVNKPALVHQNISARNVLLDQRFKPLLSDSGLHKLLTDDTVFSAVKASAAMGYLAPEYATIGRFTEKSDIFAFGVLVLQILSGKRSINSSTRAATESCVFHDFIDANIHGRFCEHEAAKLAKLALLCTHESPEQRPSMDAVVQELGTLASSS, from the exons ATGGGTATTTCACCATTTCGCTTAAGCTTTTATGTTTGTGTTTTAATTCCACTTGCTTATGGAAATGACAATGAGATGAAAGCACTGATGGAAATGAAGAGGAGTCTTGACCCAGAAAACAGATATCTGATTTCATGGTCTGGACTGGGCCACCCTTGTGATGGTTCAATGGAAGGTGTGGCTTGTAATGAGAATGCTCAAGTAGCTAACATTTCTTTGCAGGGTAAGGGTCTTTTTGGCAAGCTCTCACCTGCTATTGCTCAACTCAAGAGCTTGACTGGCCTGTATTTACATTACAACTCTTTGTATGGAGAGATACCCAGAGAGATTTTTTCCTTGACTCAGCTCACTGATCTGTATCTTAATATGAATAATTTTTCTGGGAACTTGCATCCTGAGCTTGGAAATGTGGGTGCCTTGCAAG TTTTGCAGCTTTGTTATAACCAGTTATATGGTAGCATTCCCACACAGCTTGGTTCTCTTCAGAAACTCAGTGTTCTTGCTCTGCAATATAATCAGCTAAGTGGTGCAATTCCTGCAAGTTTGGGGGACCTTAGAATGTTAGCGAGGCTGGATTTAAGTTATAATAGGCTTTTTGGATCAATTCCTGCAAAGATAGCAGATGCTCCTCTTGAAGTTCTAGATGTTAGTAACAACAATCTGTCCGGAATAGTACCTCCTG CTTTAAAGAGATTAGTTGAAGGATTTCAATATGTAAATAATCCTGGATTATGCGGAGCTGGCTTTTCAACCTTAAGAGTTTGCAGTGCTTCTGATCGTCTGAATCCAGATTTTCCTGAGTCCTATGGAGGGGGAACACCTGGTCTCTCAAAAAAAAAAATACCGGAGACGGCCAATTTAAAATTGAACTGTAGCGAATCACGTTGCTCAAATTCATCGAGAACTCCTCAAGCTTCAATTGCCATTGGTGTGATTGTAACGCTTGTTGCACTGGTAGCTATTGGGGTTATGGCCTTCACTATGTATCATCGCCGGAAACAAAAACTAAGTACTGCTTCTGATCGTTCTGATAGCCGTCTTAGTACAGATAACCGCAAGGAGGTGTATGGGAAGAATGGCTCTCCTCTTATCAGCCTTGAATACTCCAGTGGTTGGGATCCTCTGGCCGAGGGTCGTCGCTTTGGTGGATTCTCCCATGAAATTTTGCAGAGTTTTAGGTTCAATTTGGAAGAAGTTCAGTCATCTACACAGTACTTTTCCAAGAAAAATTTGTTGGGCAAGAGCAAATTTGCAGCTGCTTATAAAGGAATTCTAAGAGATGGATCAGTTGTTGCTATAAAGACTATAACTAAAACTAGCTGCAAGTCAGAGGAATCCGAGTTCCTGAAAGGACTTAACGTATTGACTTCATTAAGACATGAAAGTTTAGTTAGATTGAGAGGATTCTGTAGCTCAAAGGGCAGGGGTGAGTGTTTTCTTATTTATGATTATGTATCAAATGGAAATTTGTTGAGCTATATAGATAAACCGGAGGATGGCCAGGTCCTTGAATGGTCTATCAGAGTTTCTATTATCAGCGGTATTGCGAAAG GCTTAGAATACTTGCATGGTACCAAGGTAAACAAACCTGCTCTAGTCCACCAAAACATATCAGCCAGAAATGTTCTACTAGATCAGAGATTCAAACCTTTGCTTTCTGATTCTGGGCTTCACAAGCTTCTTACCGATGACACCGTCTTCTCAGCAGTGAAGGCCAGCGCCGCCATGGGTTACTTAGCCCCTGAATATGCCACTATTGGCCGCTTCACAGAGAAGAGTGACATCTTCGCGTTTGGAGTGCTTGTATTACAGATCCTTTCTGGCAAACGGAGCATCAACAGCTCAACACGAGCTGCCACAGAATCATGCGTATTTCATGATTTTATTGATGCAAATATCCATGGGAGGTTCTGTGAGCATGAAGCTGCAAAGCTTGCAAAGCTTGCTTTGCTATGCACCCATGAGTCACCAGAGCAGAGGCCATCAATGGATGCAGTTGTGCAAGAACTTGGTACccttgctagctcttcctga